The Prinia subflava isolate CZ2003 ecotype Zambia chromosome 18, Cam_Psub_1.2, whole genome shotgun sequence genome has a window encoding:
- the IBSP gene encoding bone sialoprotein 2 isoform X2, translating to MRSVLVFVCLLGMACAFSVKSWLRRPKLDRSEENAVFKSRHRHYLYRYIYVYPPQRRYQGSDSSEEEGDGSEEEEGGEPFYAGTKAAGHPAGAAPGDCQGALGGDVTSPHQGKGCQETLKGIRQRPASKGEDSENEDSDENEEEEEEEEEEEVDENENGVNGTSTNTTESIGPHGNGTVVAEEGTGEAEEEEEEEEEEEEEEEEEEEEEEAEATTIPSTTNEEGLTQATATDDGVPIDATTDATTDATTAGELWEYDVTARDYSHGDEGTTEGGYEEQDEYARGDSYRAYEDEYGYYKGHGYDVYGQDYYYNQ from the exons atGAGGAGTGTCCTGGTGTTTGTCTGCCTGCTGGGGATGGCGTGCGCCTTCTCG GTCAAGAGCTGGCTGCGGCGACCCAAGCTGGACCGCTCAGAGGAGAACGCG GTTTTCAAGAGCCGGCACCGGCATTACCTGTACAGGTACATCTACGTGTATCCCCCGCAGCGACGGTACcag GGCAGTGACTCATCCGAGGAAGAGGGGGATGGCtcggaggaggaggaagggggg gagccaTTTTATGCTGGCACCAAGGCAGCTGGacaccctgctggagcagcccctggggactGCCAGGGTGCCCTGGGAGGAGACGTCACATCCCCCCATCAG GGCAAGGGCTGCCAAGAGACCCTGAAAGGGATCAGGCAGAGGCCTGCCAGCAAGGGGGAAGACTCTGAAAATGAAGACAGCGATGAgaatgaggaggaagaggaggaagaggaggaagaagaagtaGATGAGAACGAGAATGGTGTCAATGGCACAAGCACCAATACCACAGAGAGTATTGGACCTCATGGCAATGGCACTGTGGTGGCTGAGGAGGGCACTGGTgaagctgaggaagaggaggaagaggaggaggaagaggaagaagaggaagaggaggaggaggaggaggaggaagccgAAGCCACCACCATCCCAAGCACCACCAACGAAGAGGGTCTGACCCAGGCGACCGCTACGGATGACGGGGTCCCCATAGATGCCACCACAGATGCCACCACAGATGCCACCAcagctggggagctgtgggagtACGATGTGACAGCCAGGGACTACAGCCATGGGGACGAGGGCACCACCGAGGGCGGGTACGAGGAGCAGGACGAGTACGCACGCGGGGACAGCTACCGGGCCTACGAGGACGAGTATGGCTACTACAAAGGGCACGGCTACGACGTGTATGGCCAGGATTACTACTACAACCAGTGA
- the IBSP gene encoding bone sialoprotein 2 isoform X1, with amino-acid sequence MRSVLVFVCLLGMACAFSVSARPGGTPRAAAGLVPTHLFPQVKSWLRRPKLDRSEENAVFKSRHRHYLYRYIYVYPPQRRYQGSDSSEEEGDGSEEEEGGEPFYAGTKAAGHPAGAAPGDCQGALGGDVTSPHQGKGCQETLKGIRQRPASKGEDSENEDSDENEEEEEEEEEEEVDENENGVNGTSTNTTESIGPHGNGTVVAEEGTGEAEEEEEEEEEEEEEEEEEEEEEEAEATTIPSTTNEEGLTQATATDDGVPIDATTDATTDATTAGELWEYDVTARDYSHGDEGTTEGGYEEQDEYARGDSYRAYEDEYGYYKGHGYDVYGQDYYYNQ; translated from the exons atGAGGAGTGTCCTGGTGTTTGTCTGCCTGCTGGGGATGGCGTGCGCCTTCTCGGTGAGTGCCAGGCCAGGGGGgacccccagggctgcagcagggctggtccCAACCCATCTTTTCCCCCAGGTCAAGAGCTGGCTGCGGCGACCCAAGCTGGACCGCTCAGAGGAGAACGCG GTTTTCAAGAGCCGGCACCGGCATTACCTGTACAGGTACATCTACGTGTATCCCCCGCAGCGACGGTACcag GGCAGTGACTCATCCGAGGAAGAGGGGGATGGCtcggaggaggaggaagggggg gagccaTTTTATGCTGGCACCAAGGCAGCTGGacaccctgctggagcagcccctggggactGCCAGGGTGCCCTGGGAGGAGACGTCACATCCCCCCATCAG GGCAAGGGCTGCCAAGAGACCCTGAAAGGGATCAGGCAGAGGCCTGCCAGCAAGGGGGAAGACTCTGAAAATGAAGACAGCGATGAgaatgaggaggaagaggaggaagaggaggaagaagaagtaGATGAGAACGAGAATGGTGTCAATGGCACAAGCACCAATACCACAGAGAGTATTGGACCTCATGGCAATGGCACTGTGGTGGCTGAGGAGGGCACTGGTgaagctgaggaagaggaggaagaggaggaggaagaggaagaagaggaagaggaggaggaggaggaggaggaagccgAAGCCACCACCATCCCAAGCACCACCAACGAAGAGGGTCTGACCCAGGCGACCGCTACGGATGACGGGGTCCCCATAGATGCCACCACAGATGCCACCACAGATGCCACCAcagctggggagctgtgggagtACGATGTGACAGCCAGGGACTACAGCCATGGGGACGAGGGCACCACCGAGGGCGGGTACGAGGAGCAGGACGAGTACGCACGCGGGGACAGCTACCGGGCCTACGAGGACGAGTATGGCTACTACAAAGGGCACGGCTACGACGTGTATGGCCAGGATTACTACTACAACCAGTGA
- the MEPE gene encoding matrix extracellular phosphoglycoprotein isoform X1 → MVCHWDLPPTGKEQPKMQTSLVCLCLCLLSTALATPVPPPLPGRAAGNCVGQHRILLKGCNAKHGFYIFKYVYSYSTRRNQTKIKKEEADHQTIIPGHRLDEDNTRQGPPEAGTAPEHSDNSSTEVIEYGIILKPQNHSSPGVSRDGPSPRPGTGTRAGGSGGGTGPTPSSSEGSGDMDLVLGGDGGTPILPQGERPGEAVVGNRSGVRSEDKDDGAPRVVPVTAWRAPATRGAGDKGSREATVSGQGQKGVKQGAGTRGVASSSVTEKMEDVQVDAAGVDEFAYVPDSGSVTITGGSLGSTDRATGFTQVSPDKDDEVNIFIGRANIHVGEQETTQPGATAGSEDNGIPSVAPSSPAPRLYITAAPSGGEDDGIPARRQPERLATTATPSRGDSVTSSLRDNRLTGEDEEGATRTGVERQPVTPGPWRVTSGEIISPTVASIRGKDDDEVRGEGQRSKGKPGHVATTTPRQWVDMEPAVTVPAEVASILPATTEGHRTTAAVTAVTSSSHRAGTELGRGGSGEMGTATSRPPRVEARPGTGTRVHPGGAGLDKAPRKDKAPYPSAKPSSQALSGAQTSVGGYDGDAGGSSHGTKAAASPAPQAGQGTAAGGGRQRGERRGEQSPGRLPGQQGRRLGAPGTIATLGRSRQLDQVKRADELHVRERAFYSLGGPGPHGPYPGLGSADSSQSSEGDRGSHSESGQTGLQPSGWGSPGYPQGRWVQGPL, encoded by the exons ATGGTCTGCCACTGGGACCTGCCTCCGACGGGAA aggagcagcccaaGATGCAAACGTCCCTCGTGTGCCTGTGCCTTtgcctgctcagcacagccctggccacaCCT GTGCCACCACCGctgcctgggagagctgctgggaacTGTGTGGGACAGCACCGG ATACTTCTGAAAGGCTGCAACGCCAAGCATGGCTTCTACATTTTCAAATATGTCTACTCATACTCAACGCGGAGGAACCAGACTAAGATAAAG AAAGAAGAGGCTGACCACCAGACTATCATCCCTGGCCACCGGCTGGACGAGGACAACACCAGGCAGGGGCCACCAgaggctgggacagccccagagcacagtgacaacagcagcactgaagtAATCGAGTATGGGATTATCCTCAAGCCTCAaaaccacagcagccctggcgTCAGCAGGGACGGTCCCAGTCCTCGCCCTGGCACTGGCACAAGAGCGGGTGGCAGTGGGGGTGGCACCGGTCCCACCCCATCCAGCTCAGAGGGCAGTGGTGACATGGATTTGGTGCTGGGAGGGGATGGTGGCACTCCCATCCTTCCTCAGGGTGAACGCCCCGGTGAGGCTGTGGTGGGGAACAGGTCCGGTGTCAGGAGTGAGGACAAGGATGACGGAGCCCCCAGGGTGGTTCCTGTGACCGCTTGGAGGGCTCCTGCTACCAGAGGGGCAGGGGacaagggcagcagggaggccaCTGTCTCAGGCCAAGGGCAGAAGGGTGTTAAGCAGGGTGCAGGGACAAGAGGTGTGGCTTCGTCCTCTGTCACTGAGAAGATGGAGGATGTCCAAGTGGATGCTGCAGGTGTGGATGAATTCGCTTACGTGCCCGATTCAGGCAGTGTCACCATCACCGGTGGgagcctgggcagcacagacagggcCACCGGCTTCACCCAGGTCTCTCCAGACAAGGATGACGAGGTCAACATCTTCATTGGGAGGGCCAACATCCATGTAGGGGAGCAGGAAACCACCCAGCCTGGTGCCACAGCGGGTAGCGAGGACAATGGCATCCCCTCAGTGGcacccagcagccctgcccccAGGCTGTACATCACTGCAGCACCCAGTGGTGGTGAGGACGATGGCATCCCTGCCCGCAGGCAGCCTGAAAGACtggccaccacagccacccCAAGCCGTGGGGACAGCGTCACCAGCAGCCTCAGGGACAACCGTCTCACTGGAGAGGATGAGGAAGGTGCCACCAGAACTGGGGTTGAGAGACAACCGGTAACCCCAGGCCCCTGGAGAGTCACAAGTGGTGAAATTATCAGCCCCACAGTGGCCAGCATCCGTGGCAAAGATGATGATGAGgtgaggggagaggggcagaggtCCAAGGGGAAGCCAGGCCATGTGGCTACCACAACCCCCCGCCAGTGGGTGGACATGGAGCCCGCTGTCACTGTCCCAGCCGAGGTGGCCAGCATCCTCCCCGCCACGACGGAGGGGCACCGCACCACCGCGGCGGTGACAGCGGTGACAtccagcagccacagggcaggcacggagctgggcagaggaggcagcggGGAAATGGGGACAGCCACCTCCCGACCGCCCCGTGTGGAGGCACGGCCCGGGACAGGCACCAGGGTCCATCcggggggagcagggctggacaaGGCACCCAGGAAGGACAAAGCACCATACCCAAGTGCGAAACCCAGCAGCCAGGCATTGAGCGGGGCGCAGACAAGCGTGGGCGGCTATGACGGCGATGCCGGGGGCAGCTCCCATGGCACCAAAGCAGCGGCCAGCCCCGCTCCGCAGGCAGGGCAAGGCACGGCAGCAGGCGGGGGCCGGCAGCGGGGGGAGAGGCGAGGCGAACAGAGCCCCGGCCGCCTGCCCGGGCAGCAGGGCCGGAGGCTGGGGGCGCCGGGCACCATCGCCACGCTGGGCCGCAGCCGGCAGCTGGACCAGGTGAAACGCGCCGACGAGCTGCACGTCCGGGAGCGGGCCTTCTACAGCCtgggcgggccgggcccgcaCGGCCCCTACCCCGGCCTCGGCAGCGCCGACAGCAGCCAGTCCTCCGAGGGAGACCGGGGCAGCCACAGCGAGAGCGGGCAGACGGGACTGCAGCCCTCGGGGTGGGGATCGCCGGGGTACCCGCAGGGCCGCTGGGTGCAGGGGCCCCTCTGA
- the MEPE gene encoding matrix extracellular phosphoglycoprotein isoform X2, with protein MQTSLVCLCLCLLSTALATPVPPPLPGRAAGNCVGQHRILLKGCNAKHGFYIFKYVYSYSTRRNQTKIKKEEADHQTIIPGHRLDEDNTRQGPPEAGTAPEHSDNSSTEVIEYGIILKPQNHSSPGVSRDGPSPRPGTGTRAGGSGGGTGPTPSSSEGSGDMDLVLGGDGGTPILPQGERPGEAVVGNRSGVRSEDKDDGAPRVVPVTAWRAPATRGAGDKGSREATVSGQGQKGVKQGAGTRGVASSSVTEKMEDVQVDAAGVDEFAYVPDSGSVTITGGSLGSTDRATGFTQVSPDKDDEVNIFIGRANIHVGEQETTQPGATAGSEDNGIPSVAPSSPAPRLYITAAPSGGEDDGIPARRQPERLATTATPSRGDSVTSSLRDNRLTGEDEEGATRTGVERQPVTPGPWRVTSGEIISPTVASIRGKDDDEVRGEGQRSKGKPGHVATTTPRQWVDMEPAVTVPAEVASILPATTEGHRTTAAVTAVTSSSHRAGTELGRGGSGEMGTATSRPPRVEARPGTGTRVHPGGAGLDKAPRKDKAPYPSAKPSSQALSGAQTSVGGYDGDAGGSSHGTKAAASPAPQAGQGTAAGGGRQRGERRGEQSPGRLPGQQGRRLGAPGTIATLGRSRQLDQVKRADELHVRERAFYSLGGPGPHGPYPGLGSADSSQSSEGDRGSHSESGQTGLQPSGWGSPGYPQGRWVQGPL; from the exons ATGCAAACGTCCCTCGTGTGCCTGTGCCTTtgcctgctcagcacagccctggccacaCCT GTGCCACCACCGctgcctgggagagctgctgggaacTGTGTGGGACAGCACCGG ATACTTCTGAAAGGCTGCAACGCCAAGCATGGCTTCTACATTTTCAAATATGTCTACTCATACTCAACGCGGAGGAACCAGACTAAGATAAAG AAAGAAGAGGCTGACCACCAGACTATCATCCCTGGCCACCGGCTGGACGAGGACAACACCAGGCAGGGGCCACCAgaggctgggacagccccagagcacagtgacaacagcagcactgaagtAATCGAGTATGGGATTATCCTCAAGCCTCAaaaccacagcagccctggcgTCAGCAGGGACGGTCCCAGTCCTCGCCCTGGCACTGGCACAAGAGCGGGTGGCAGTGGGGGTGGCACCGGTCCCACCCCATCCAGCTCAGAGGGCAGTGGTGACATGGATTTGGTGCTGGGAGGGGATGGTGGCACTCCCATCCTTCCTCAGGGTGAACGCCCCGGTGAGGCTGTGGTGGGGAACAGGTCCGGTGTCAGGAGTGAGGACAAGGATGACGGAGCCCCCAGGGTGGTTCCTGTGACCGCTTGGAGGGCTCCTGCTACCAGAGGGGCAGGGGacaagggcagcagggaggccaCTGTCTCAGGCCAAGGGCAGAAGGGTGTTAAGCAGGGTGCAGGGACAAGAGGTGTGGCTTCGTCCTCTGTCACTGAGAAGATGGAGGATGTCCAAGTGGATGCTGCAGGTGTGGATGAATTCGCTTACGTGCCCGATTCAGGCAGTGTCACCATCACCGGTGGgagcctgggcagcacagacagggcCACCGGCTTCACCCAGGTCTCTCCAGACAAGGATGACGAGGTCAACATCTTCATTGGGAGGGCCAACATCCATGTAGGGGAGCAGGAAACCACCCAGCCTGGTGCCACAGCGGGTAGCGAGGACAATGGCATCCCCTCAGTGGcacccagcagccctgcccccAGGCTGTACATCACTGCAGCACCCAGTGGTGGTGAGGACGATGGCATCCCTGCCCGCAGGCAGCCTGAAAGACtggccaccacagccacccCAAGCCGTGGGGACAGCGTCACCAGCAGCCTCAGGGACAACCGTCTCACTGGAGAGGATGAGGAAGGTGCCACCAGAACTGGGGTTGAGAGACAACCGGTAACCCCAGGCCCCTGGAGAGTCACAAGTGGTGAAATTATCAGCCCCACAGTGGCCAGCATCCGTGGCAAAGATGATGATGAGgtgaggggagaggggcagaggtCCAAGGGGAAGCCAGGCCATGTGGCTACCACAACCCCCCGCCAGTGGGTGGACATGGAGCCCGCTGTCACTGTCCCAGCCGAGGTGGCCAGCATCCTCCCCGCCACGACGGAGGGGCACCGCACCACCGCGGCGGTGACAGCGGTGACAtccagcagccacagggcaggcacggagctgggcagaggaggcagcggGGAAATGGGGACAGCCACCTCCCGACCGCCCCGTGTGGAGGCACGGCCCGGGACAGGCACCAGGGTCCATCcggggggagcagggctggacaaGGCACCCAGGAAGGACAAAGCACCATACCCAAGTGCGAAACCCAGCAGCCAGGCATTGAGCGGGGCGCAGACAAGCGTGGGCGGCTATGACGGCGATGCCGGGGGCAGCTCCCATGGCACCAAAGCAGCGGCCAGCCCCGCTCCGCAGGCAGGGCAAGGCACGGCAGCAGGCGGGGGCCGGCAGCGGGGGGAGAGGCGAGGCGAACAGAGCCCCGGCCGCCTGCCCGGGCAGCAGGGCCGGAGGCTGGGGGCGCCGGGCACCATCGCCACGCTGGGCCGCAGCCGGCAGCTGGACCAGGTGAAACGCGCCGACGAGCTGCACGTCCGGGAGCGGGCCTTCTACAGCCtgggcgggccgggcccgcaCGGCCCCTACCCCGGCCTCGGCAGCGCCGACAGCAGCCAGTCCTCCGAGGGAGACCGGGGCAGCCACAGCGAGAGCGGGCAGACGGGACTGCAGCCCTCGGGGTGGGGATCGCCGGGGTACCCGCAGGGCCGCTGGGTGCAGGGGCCCCTCTGA